From the genome of Geothrix sp. 21YS21S-4, one region includes:
- a CDS encoding tetratricopeptide repeat protein → MADGGGAELEILEERAAASRRRLETHPEDAEAWIQLGLALAGQGAYAEAEAPLRRGLVNLALNTPARQALAECLLRRGDLSQAIHQLERVLRAEPANTAAFRRLVDTYTACRDRTALLDVLDRWIAVDPGSPELRWERGTMRLMEGRLREGWEDIEARFEIPDQVVSFMGPFSQPRWNGEPFPGKTLLLHWEQGLGDTIMFVRYASRVKALGGRVVAVVQPMLVDLVATCEGIDDVVADEAPLPPFDLHLPLMSLPRVFGTEEATIPAEIPYLGIPPHAPNRDALHGVLSVPTQRVRIGYAWTGSPRHLNNAIRSMPFDKVARLEALSGVAWHCFQMPPPEALPLPSVPLGPLLSTFSDTAYALSFMDLVITVDTALAHVAGALGLPTFLVLPFGSEWRWQWDRPDSPWYPTMRIYRQPAPGDWDTPIDEMLADLSAEG, encoded by the coding sequence ATGGCTGACGGCGGAGGGGCGGAGCTGGAGATCCTGGAGGAGCGGGCCGCCGCCTCCCGCCGGCGCCTGGAGACGCATCCCGAGGATGCCGAGGCGTGGATCCAGTTGGGTCTCGCCCTCGCGGGCCAAGGGGCGTACGCCGAGGCGGAAGCGCCCCTGCGGCGCGGGCTGGTGAACCTGGCGCTGAACACGCCCGCGCGGCAGGCGCTGGCGGAGTGCCTCCTGCGGCGGGGCGACCTCTCCCAGGCCATCCATCAGCTGGAGCGCGTCCTGCGCGCCGAGCCGGCGAACACCGCCGCCTTCCGGCGGCTGGTGGACACCTACACCGCCTGCCGGGACCGGACGGCCCTACTGGATGTCCTCGACCGCTGGATCGCCGTGGATCCCGGCAGTCCCGAGCTGCGGTGGGAGCGCGGGACCATGCGCCTGATGGAAGGGCGCCTGCGCGAGGGGTGGGAGGACATCGAGGCCCGCTTCGAGATCCCCGATCAGGTGGTGTCGTTCATGGGTCCTTTCTCCCAGCCGCGGTGGAACGGCGAGCCGTTCCCGGGAAAGACGCTCCTGCTCCATTGGGAGCAGGGCCTGGGCGACACGATCATGTTCGTGCGCTACGCCAGCCGTGTGAAGGCGCTCGGGGGCCGCGTCGTCGCCGTCGTCCAGCCCATGCTGGTGGATCTCGTCGCCACCTGCGAAGGGATCGACGACGTGGTGGCGGACGAGGCGCCGCTGCCGCCCTTCGACCTCCACCTTCCGCTGATGTCGCTCCCCCGCGTGTTCGGCACCGAAGAGGCCACCATCCCGGCGGAGATCCCCTACCTGGGAATCCCCCCGCACGCGCCCAATCGCGATGCGCTCCACGGCGTCCTGTCCGTTCCCACGCAACGCGTGCGGATCGGCTACGCCTGGACCGGCAGCCCGCGCCACCTGAACAACGCGATCCGCTCCATGCCGTTCGACAAGGTGGCGCGCCTGGAGGCCCTGTCCGGCGTCGCGTGGCACTGCTTCCAGATGCCGCCGCCCGAGGCCCTGCCGCTGCCGTCGGTGCCCCTGGGGCCGCTGCTCAGCACCTTCTCGGACACGGCCTACGCGCTGAGCTTCATGGACCTGGTGATCACCGTGGACACCGCCCTCGCCCACGTGGCGGGAGCGCTGGGTCTGCCGACCTTCCTGGTGCTGCCTTTCGGATCGGAGTGGCGCTGGCAGTGGGACCGGCCGGACAGCCCGTGGTATCCCACCATGCGGATCTACCGTCAGCCCGCGCCGGGCGATTGGGACACGCCCATCGATGAGATGCTCGCGGACCTGTCGGCGGAGGGGTGA
- a CDS encoding tetratricopeptide repeat protein, whose amino-acid sequence MSHSSPQPRSPLDEALAHQAAGRHGEAAEAYRRHLEKRPADAAAWAHLGGELGNLDRLPEAVEACHRALTLAPRLETALVNLGLAFARQERYEEGAGFFRQALEERPDDLFARLGLAECLIQTERGDDAIRELEEVLLREPANARAFKRLLQIHHLRGDGAGLFEVLNRWIAVDPGSSDRIWERGSLHMLNGRFREGWADFEARFGMREQPRSPMVPMDQPRWNGEPFPGKTLLLHWEQGFGDTIMFVRFAKEAKARGGRVVALVQPPLAELIATCDGIDEVVAHGAPLPPFDLYLPLMSLPWLFDIDETSLPGEVPYLGVPAKTPNREALHRILSIPTERVRIGYAWAGNPGNLNDRSRSLPLEALAPLAELPGVAWHCFQLPAPEMPPLPSVPLSPLLATFGDTAFALSFMDLVITVDTALAHLAGALGIPTFLLLRYGSEWRWQWDRPDSPWYPTLRIYRQDAPGDWDSAIRHLVADLSGD is encoded by the coding sequence GTGTCCCATTCATCTCCGCAGCCCCGATCGCCTCTCGACGAGGCCCTGGCGCACCAGGCGGCGGGCCGCCACGGCGAAGCGGCCGAGGCCTACCGTCGCCACCTGGAGAAGCGCCCCGCGGACGCCGCCGCCTGGGCCCACCTGGGCGGGGAACTGGGGAACCTGGACCGGCTGCCGGAGGCCGTGGAAGCGTGCCACCGGGCCCTGACCCTCGCGCCCCGGCTGGAGACGGCGCTGGTCAACCTGGGCCTCGCCTTCGCCCGCCAGGAGCGCTACGAAGAGGGCGCCGGCTTCTTCCGCCAGGCGCTGGAGGAGCGCCCCGACGATCTCTTCGCGCGCCTGGGGCTGGCGGAATGCCTGATCCAGACGGAGCGGGGGGACGACGCCATCCGCGAGCTGGAGGAGGTCCTGCTGCGGGAGCCCGCCAACGCCCGGGCCTTCAAGCGGCTGCTCCAGATCCACCACCTCCGCGGCGACGGGGCCGGGCTGTTCGAGGTGCTGAACCGCTGGATCGCCGTGGATCCCGGCAGCTCGGATCGGATCTGGGAGCGCGGTTCGCTGCACATGCTGAACGGGCGTTTCCGCGAAGGCTGGGCCGATTTCGAGGCGCGGTTCGGCATGCGGGAGCAGCCCCGCTCGCCGATGGTGCCCATGGACCAGCCGCGGTGGAACGGCGAGCCCTTCCCGGGAAAGACGCTCCTCCTCCACTGGGAGCAGGGATTCGGCGACACGATCATGTTCGTGCGCTTCGCCAAGGAGGCGAAGGCCCGCGGCGGCCGCGTGGTGGCGCTGGTCCAGCCTCCGCTCGCGGAGCTCATCGCCACCTGCGACGGCATCGACGAGGTGGTGGCCCACGGCGCTCCGCTTCCGCCCTTCGACCTCTACCTTCCCCTGATGTCGCTTCCCTGGCTGTTCGACATCGACGAGACCTCGCTTCCCGGCGAGGTGCCGTACCTCGGCGTCCCCGCGAAAACGCCCAACCGCGAGGCGCTTCATCGCATCCTGTCGATTCCCACGGAGCGGGTGCGGATCGGGTACGCCTGGGCCGGCAATCCGGGCAACCTCAACGACCGCTCGCGCTCCCTACCCCTCGAAGCCCTGGCGCCGCTGGCGGAGTTGCCCGGGGTGGCGTGGCACTGCTTCCAGCTGCCCGCGCCGGAGATGCCGCCCCTGCCGTCGGTGCCGCTCAGCCCGCTGCTCGCCACGTTCGGGGACACCGCCTTCGCCCTCAGCTTCATGGACCTCGTCATTACCGTGGACACGGCCCTGGCCCACCTGGCGGGCGCGCTGGGCATCCCTACCTTCCTGCTGCTGCGCTACGGGTCCGAGTGGCGCTGGCAGTGGGACCGGCCCGACAGCCCCTGGTACCCGACCCTGCGCATCTACCGCCAGGACGCGCCGGGCGACTGGGATTCCGCCATCCGGCACCTCGTGGCCGACCTTTCGGGAGACTGA